In Beijerinckia indica subsp. indica ATCC 9039, the genomic window GAACCTGTAGCATAGGCGTCCAATTCTTCTAGATCAACACCACCGAGCAGAGGGGCAACGTAACCAGTGGCATTGCGCCACCGTGCTTCTTTCGGACTAACCATTTCTTGATTAGCCGTCACCGAAGAAGCTCGAAGCAAGCTAAATGGTACTGATGCTGAGACATCGGCAGCGGATACCTCCTGAGATATCACTAATACCGTATCTGGCTTAAGTTTAAGTGTCGCCGCCTGCCCATCTTGGCTCGGGTCTTCCCTCCCATCGATGCTGAGAACTTCAGATCGATCTACCTTATAATTGGTATTTAGGAATCGGAAAATGAGGCTGGTCGATGTCACACCTAGCACGAAAACAGGCATGCTAATCTCGGTATTTCGACTAAGTGGCACTTCATCAGTGCGAACTAAATGCGGGTTCTGTTCTATGAAAGCATCCAAGCTACCCACAATAATACTCCCTCGAGCAAATACAGATAGTAACAAAAACAATAACCTCAGCGCCTTATTTAAAAGCGCCCCCAAATAAAACGCACAAAGATATTTTTTGCAAGGTCTCAATTTTCGCTAGGTAGTGATGATGATTTAAGATTTAGGAGATTCCCTGATGTCGGAAAATGCGATTCAACATTGTTTTTTAGGAGATCAGTGATGGATTGCGCTGCTTTGCGGGACGATTAATGAGAACGGCTTAAGGATTTTGTCTCGGGTGAGCGTAATGGCAAGCGTGGTCCCCGCAGCAACAACCGCCTGTTTCTCGATACTCTTTTGTGGATGGCCCGGTCGGGCGGGCGAAAGGGCGCGAAGAAGCGCAAGCTGCTCGAAGCGCGGCAGCGGAACAAGGCTTCTCCCCCGCCTGTAGCAGGGACATGAACGGAAGAGTCAGAAGAGGCTTCCATGCTGCAGCATTGGAAATCAGGTACGGTGTGACCGGAGCCAAGAAATAACATCAGAGACATTCTGATCGGGCGGGAAAACGGGATAGAAGACCTGTCTGATGCTTCCTGTCTCGATGATGAACGTGATGCGCTTGAGTAAAGTTATACCGTCTACCTCGAATGTCGGCAGATGCAGTGCCTTGGTAAGCGCCAGTTCATGATCGGACAGCAGCGGAAAGGGCAGATGCAGCCGCTCTACCGCCTCTTGCTGGTAAAGAGTGTCCTGTGTCGAAAGACCGAACAAGTAATCGACATTCAATTCACGCAATTCAGCGAAGTGATCCCGAAAGGCACAGGCTTGGGGAGTGCAACCTCGCGCACCAGGAATGATGTCCCATTCTTCCGGCAAAGGAATATCCGGCCGTCCTGTTCGAGGATAAGCGTAAACTACGGTGAGTCCCGTCAGCGCTGCTAAGTCGATCGTCCTCCCATCCGTCACCATCAAGGGCACATGGGGCATCATCGCCTGATGCAAGTGGTCAGCCTTGCCATCATCCTCCGGAACCGGAATCCGGGACCAATCGACATCCTGTAGCTTGTTCATCGGACTGCTTGCCTTTTTCAGAACGGCTGGCTGCCTGGCCTCTCTCTATAGGCTTCGCTATGATTCCTCGATCAACCCGGCCAAGCGCCCTTAAAAGCGAATGCTTGCCCGCTATTGTCTCCTTGTCAAAATTGGTAGGTTCGCGCGTCTCATTTAAAGGGAATCGGTTGCCAAATGAGAATGTTTCAGAAGGAAACGTCCTGTGGCGTGACGGGAGCCAGCGGCCCCCAATAATGTCATGAGACGGTGAAAACGAATTCAAACGGTTCGCGGCCTATAAGGAGGCAAAGATGCATCCATCGTCCCTCGAGAACATGCAGCGGTGCTTGTCCTGGTACGGTCCCGCAACCTCGAAACGCGTGGTCGATATCGGCGGGGCGAGCGTCAACGGCTCCTACCGCGACATTTTCGTCGATGCTTCGGAATTCCTTTGCCTCGACCTACAGGGAGGGCCCAGCGTCGATATTGTTCTCGACGATCCTTACCGCCTGCCCTTCCCCGATGAATCCGTCGACGTTGTCATTTCTGGCCAGATGCTGGAGCATTGCGCGCAATTCTGGCGCCTGTTCACGGAAATCGCCCGCGTGCTCAAACCGGAGGCGCTGTTTTTCATCATCGCGCCCTCCGCCGGCCCGATCCATCGCTATCCTGTCGACTGCTACCGTTTCTACCCTGACGCCTATCAGGCGCTGGCGGACTGGAGCGGACTGCGCCTCGTCCATTGTTGGCATGACGAACGCGGCCCGTGGCGTGACCTCGTTGGCGTGTTCCAGAAGGGCGGAACGCTGGAAAAGATCGCCCATCCCAAAAGCGCGACCTTCCCGCCGCACTATGTCGCGCCCAACAGCGATCGCGCGACGGAAGCCCTATCCGGCCAACGCAATTATCTCGACGTCCTCGCCGATATGCATAAGATCGTAAATCCGCGTCTCTATCTTGAGATCGGCATCCGCAAAGGCCGCAGCCTCGCGCTCGCCAGTTGCAAGGCCATCGGCATCGACCCAGGCCCCGAACTCGAAGTCCGGCCGAACGATCTCGATCTTTATACCTGCACGAGCGACGATTTCTTCTTTTTCGCCGTTCAGGACGCAATCACGGCACCGGTCGACCTCGCCTTCATCGACGGCATGCATCTCGCCGAATATGTCTATCGCGACTTTATGAATCTCGAACGGTTCATGAGCCCATCCGGCGTCATCGTCATCGACGATGTGCTGCCAAACCACCCCCTGCAAGCAGCCAGAGACCGGCAAACCCAGGCCTGGACCGGCGATGTCTGGCGTTTCCCACAAGTGCTCGCCAAATTGCGCCCAGATCTCAAGCTCACATGGCTCGACACGGAACCGACGGGGCTGCTCGTCGTCAGCCGGCTCGATTCCGGCAACACTGTCCTGAGCGACCGTTATAATCCCGTCATCCGGCAGATTTTGGAAACGCCGCAGGAACAGCCGCCGGCTGAACTCATCGAGCGCACATTTGCCACCGCGCCCTCAGAATCGAACATTCGTGCCGCCGTCTCGCCAGCCGATCCGGCGTAACCGGCACAGCCGCGCTTCTAATTTCGGCCATGTCCAAACACGGGCTAACGCACGACTGACGCACAGACTTGGAACACAAGATGGATCTCAGCCTCATTGTTTGCGCCTATGCGATGTCGCGCGAATTGCCCCGGACGATTTATACTTTAAGCCGAAACTATCAGCGTGGGATCGAAAGTCTCGACTATGAGATCATCGTCGTGGACAATGGCTCGCCCGAACCGGTCGACGAAGCCGCCCTTAGCGGTATCGCTCCGAACGTGCGCGTTATCCGGACTCATCCGGCGCCCTCCTCACCCGTCAAGGCGATCAATGCGGCCGCCAAGACCGCCGGCGGGCGAATGCTGGGCTTGTTCATCGATGGCGCCCGCATGGCGTCGCCCGGACTGATCGCACGGGCGCACGAAGCCTATCAATCTGATCCCTCGAAGATCATCGGCAGTCTCGCCTTTCACCTCGGGCCTGACGTGCAAATGCGCTCTGTTTTCGCCGGTTATGATCAAGCGATCGAGGACAGACTGCTCGACACGACGCCTTGGCAAGAGAACGGTTACAAGCTGTTCAACATTTCCGCCCTTGCCGGGTCGTCAGCGGAAGGCTGGTTCGGCTGCATCGCCGAGTCGAATGGCGTCTTCCTCGACCGTGATCTCTGGCAACAATTGGGCGGTTTGGAAGAGCGTTTCGTCACGCCAGGCGGCGGCCTCGCTAATCTCGATTTCTGGGAGCGAGCGGTGACTGCATCGAGCGGGCGGGCGTGGATGATCCTCGGCGAAGGAACCTTCCATCAAGTCCATGGCGGTGTCGCGACCAACGGCACCGAGGCCACACGCGAGCCGATGCTCGCGGAATACAGACAGATCCACGGTCGGGCCTTCGTCACGCCGCGCTACACGCCACAATTCGTCGGCGCGCTCGACGATGAGATGATCTCCCGCCGTGTCGGCCTCCCCGCCACCTTGCCGAGAAAGGCCTATTCGATCAATGACCGCGCCTTCGCGGTCGCCCTACCACCCCACCTCTTGGACGCCGTGCAGGACGGGACGTTGCGCACACGCTACAAGGGATTACGCCTGGCAAAAAATCCCTTCGACCTCGCACTCTATCTTCGCCTCTTACAGGCCCTCAAGCCGCAAACGATTATCGAAATCGGCACGTCGGAGGGCGGCAGCGCACTCTGGCTGCGCGACCAGTGCCATACGCTTGGCCTCACCACCAAAATCCTGAGCCTCGATCTCGTGACACCAACCTTGAGCGTCGAGGGCGTGACCTTTTACAAGGCCGATAGCACATACCCGCGCGAGACTTTCCCGAACGAGGACATTCTCTCAGCGCCGCATCCTTGGCTTGTGATCGAGGACAGCGCCCATAGCTACGCCTCGGTGAGCGCAATTCTTGACTATTTCGATAGCCGCCTCCGACCCAATGATTACATTGTTGTCGAGGATGGCGTCGTCGCCGATCTGCGCGACCCGCATTACCGCCAGTTCGACGACGGTCCCAACCGGGCTATCGCCGAATTCCTTGCCAAAGCGGGGGACAGATACCGTATCGACACGGACTATTGCGATTTCTACGGGCATAATATGACTTATTGTCCAAACGGCTGGCTCGTTCGGTGTGAGGAAAAGCCCAACCCGTCGATGCTCGAAGGTGGCGGTGGTGAGAACGAAAGCCCCTCTTTGGACGCGACGACGAACGAGCCGCAGAAAGACCCCGACGGCACTCAGACGGCCATCACTGTCAATCTGAATACACTTGAGTCACGGTCTTTGTTCGCCGCTATAAGACAAAAAATTTACTTGTTTCTCCGTTCAAATTTACGCGGTCGGCTCTGACTGGCGAGCGAGCCGACGCTCGTTCATAGACTGTTACATCAGGGGGCTCATTATCTCCCCTGAACGCATGAGATCGGCAATCCTTTAGGGATACTCTGCGTGAAGGGTGAATGCCGCTCCGAAAAGTTTTGTCTCATTCGGCCATGAACGGTCGCGTGTTTACGCGGTGATGTCCGGTCCCCAAAAGCAAGCCGCTTATCCATTACTTAGCAATCCTCGACTTTACTATTCAAGAAATCGAGCTTCGTTGCTCTTCTCATCCGACAATTTAACGCATGATCATCTCAGTAGAGGGCAATCTTTACTGAATAGAGGCTGGCGTGGCTCTCATCTTTTTAGCTTAAAAATTTACTGCGCCATGACGAGATAAATAGTTATCCTAAAATCCATACAAAATATGGAAAATTATACCATTATCCAGCTTCATCAACGACATAATGCAGAAATTCAAATTTTTTCCCTCCTTAAGGCCATGATAGGTCCTCGTGAAAATATCTAGTTTTATAGACGGCGATACTGGTGTGTTAACATGACAAGAAAATATTATACGAGGTGCCTCTCGTTGCGCCGCGGACTTTTGTCAAGCGCTTCAATAGCTCCTTTCGCATTAGGCATCTTGTATATCCCTTTGGCACATCCAGTCGAAGCGGCGGCCGGCATGCATCAGCATGGCGCATCCCAAGCTCAGAATGAGGGTAGCCCGCAAGATACGGCTCAGGGTGCCGCGCAAGACGGCACCGTTCAGGATGTCGTCGT contains:
- a CDS encoding methyltransferase domain-containing protein, which gives rise to MHPSSLENMQRCLSWYGPATSKRVVDIGGASVNGSYRDIFVDASEFLCLDLQGGPSVDIVLDDPYRLPFPDESVDVVISGQMLEHCAQFWRLFTEIARVLKPEALFFIIAPSAGPIHRYPVDCYRFYPDAYQALADWSGLRLVHCWHDERGPWRDLVGVFQKGGTLEKIAHPKSATFPPHYVAPNSDRATEALSGQRNYLDVLADMHKIVNPRLYLEIGIRKGRSLALASCKAIGIDPGPELEVRPNDLDLYTCTSDDFFFFAVQDAITAPVDLAFIDGMHLAEYVYRDFMNLERFMSPSGVIVIDDVLPNHPLQAARDRQTQAWTGDVWRFPQVLAKLRPDLKLTWLDTEPTGLLVVSRLDSGNTVLSDRYNPVIRQILETPQEQPPAELIERTFATAPSESNIRAAVSPADPA
- a CDS encoding CmcI family methyltransferase, encoding MDLSLIVCAYAMSRELPRTIYTLSRNYQRGIESLDYEIIVVDNGSPEPVDEAALSGIAPNVRVIRTHPAPSSPVKAINAAAKTAGGRMLGLFIDGARMASPGLIARAHEAYQSDPSKIIGSLAFHLGPDVQMRSVFAGYDQAIEDRLLDTTPWQENGYKLFNISALAGSSAEGWFGCIAESNGVFLDRDLWQQLGGLEERFVTPGGGLANLDFWERAVTASSGRAWMILGEGTFHQVHGGVATNGTEATREPMLAEYRQIHGRAFVTPRYTPQFVGALDDEMISRRVGLPATLPRKAYSINDRAFAVALPPHLLDAVQDGTLRTRYKGLRLAKNPFDLALYLRLLQALKPQTIIEIGTSEGGSALWLRDQCHTLGLTTKILSLDLVTPTLSVEGVTFYKADSTYPRETFPNEDILSAPHPWLVIEDSAHSYASVSAILDYFDSRLRPNDYIVVEDGVVADLRDPHYRQFDDGPNRAIAEFLAKAGDRYRIDTDYCDFYGHNMTYCPNGWLVRCEEKPNPSMLEGGGGENESPSLDATTNEPQKDPDGTQTAITVNLNTLESRSLFAAIRQKIYLFLRSNLRGRL
- a CDS encoding peroxiredoxin; the protein is MNKLQDVDWSRIPVPEDDGKADHLHQAMMPHVPLMVTDGRTIDLAALTGLTVVYAYPRTGRPDIPLPEEWDIIPGARGCTPQACAFRDHFAELRELNVDYLFGLSTQDTLYQQEAVERLHLPFPLLSDHELALTKALHLPTFEVDGITLLKRITFIIETGSIRQVFYPVFPPDQNVSDVISWLRSHRT